A single region of the Coregonus clupeaformis isolate EN_2021a chromosome 40, ASM2061545v1, whole genome shotgun sequence genome encodes:
- the LOC121555106 gene encoding protein FAM124A, translated as MTAWIREQRLEAIKKRCALVWSDYSPMSSASSELSMVELQDPFLVSVHLITDPGQAKALQHAADTVLAWVHPELQLFRVSERAAWQQKPKRQSCPASASFSANHGPPQCQPALAVILFLQEQYGGEEQIVTLHRALQRPPWRFHHTERVNNGRRMLPLTPCSQDFFTLAPGTPLWAVRQVHYGKEIVRFTVYCRYESFWDMVRLYRLILQRRLAQKKEDFCFFVVYSNPDTEIQLSFKRLPRGQSPAPTESAVMEVRVRDVGALVPLLPRPCTPISEVRWQTEDYDGNKILLQKSWITINICIELEARAAKVKERDTNSDTYKKSRYDL; from the exons GTCTGATTACAGTCCCATGTCTTCAGCGAGCA GTGAGTTATCCATGGTGGAGCTGCAGGATCCTTTCCTGGTCAGTGTCCACCTCATTACTGACCCGGGGCAGGCCAAGGCCCTGCAGCATGCTGCCGACACCGTCCTGGCCTGGGTCCACCCTGAACTGCAGCTCTTCCGCGTCTCCGAGAGAGCCGCCTGGCAACAGAAGCCCAAACGCCAATCATGTCCTGCTTCGGCATCTTTTTCAGCCAATCACGGCCCTCCGCAGTGCCAGCCGGCGCTGGCCGTCATCCTCTTCCTGCAGGAGCAGTACGGGGGCGAGGAGCAGATCGTGACGTTACACCGTGCTCTCCAGCGACCCCCCTGGCGCTTCCACCATACCGAGAGGGTCAACAACGGCCGCAGGATGCTCCCGCTGACTCCCTGCAGCCAAGACTTCTTCACCCTGGCCCCGGGGACTCCTCTGTGGGCGGTACGCCAGGTTCACTACGGTAAAGAGATTGTACGCTTCACCGTCTACTGCCGTTACGAGAGCTTCTGGGACATGGTGCGGCTGTACCGGCTGATCCTTCAGAGGAGGCTGGCCCAGAAGAAAGAAGACTTTTGTTTTTTCGTGGTGTACTCCAACCCAGATACGGAGATCCAGCTGTCGTTCAAGCGGTTGCCGAGGGGCCAGAGTCCCGCCCCAACGGAGTCGGCGGTGATGGAGGTGAGGGTGAGGGACGTTGGGGCGTTGGTACCCCTCCTGCCGCGCCCCTGTACCCCCATCAGCGAGGTACGCTGGCAGACTGAGGACTACGACGGGAACAAGATACTGCTGCAG AAGTCATGGATTACTATCAACATCTGCATtgagctagaggctagagctgccaAGGTCAAAGAGCGGGACACTAAttcggacacttataagaaatcccgctacgacctctgA